A window of the Deltaproteobacteria bacterium HGW-Deltaproteobacteria-18 genome harbors these coding sequences:
- a CDS encoding NADH:quinone oxidoreductase subunit RnfC yields the protein MMKLRLNTSVEIKDTLQEVPTPLRVRIPIESKHKPVVKKKQILGRGQVIAENPTKGAYGIGFVHSSIDGVVEDILPDAIVIGPIPASKEGEEPVSPPRPELCNELDSLENEDLCRKMLELGVDTSRFHSSRTLIINGLNPEPGVLVSEQLIKDAQDVLKAGLQVLERAIKPGVVKLVVANGKQLSLHGCTTVNASDVYPATIDPLVVYAATGAERPDNVDVISISTLYRIGLVATTKLPLMEAVVSVGEKVYRVPAGMTVQDLLDVTGVAYGMGWKLALNGPMRGVALSDLGVGIAPTCTAVTLVPDGLYPPVQPNPCINCGECVLVCPARIHPGMLSRYAEFNMFESTQSQHVGACFECGMCTFVCPASRPVMQYLLLAKKQLAAQDEAVSTCRLQD from the coding sequence ATGATGAAATTACGCCTGAACACCTCGGTTGAGATCAAGGACACTCTGCAGGAAGTGCCGACCCCCTTGCGGGTTCGGATTCCCATTGAGAGTAAACACAAACCCGTTGTAAAGAAGAAGCAGATTTTGGGGCGCGGTCAGGTCATCGCGGAAAATCCCACCAAGGGTGCTTATGGAATCGGCTTTGTACATTCATCCATCGATGGTGTCGTTGAGGACATTCTGCCCGATGCCATCGTCATAGGACCTATCCCCGCCTCCAAGGAAGGGGAAGAGCCAGTGTCCCCCCCGCGACCGGAACTCTGCAACGAACTGGACTCGCTCGAAAACGAGGACCTGTGCCGCAAGATGCTGGAGTTGGGTGTGGATACGAGCAGGTTTCACTCGTCGCGAACCCTGATCATAAACGGCCTCAATCCCGAACCCGGGGTGCTGGTCAGCGAGCAGCTCATCAAGGATGCCCAGGATGTTCTGAAAGCAGGCCTGCAGGTTCTGGAGCGGGCCATCAAGCCCGGAGTCGTGAAACTGGTCGTTGCCAACGGCAAACAGCTCTCCCTTCACGGTTGCACCACCGTAAACGCCAGTGACGTCTATCCAGCCACGATCGATCCGCTTGTCGTGTACGCTGCTACCGGGGCTGAAAGACCCGACAATGTCGATGTCATTTCCATCTCGACCCTCTACAGGATCGGCCTTGTGGCCACGACCAAGTTACCTCTCATGGAGGCTGTCGTCAGTGTTGGCGAGAAGGTTTATCGAGTGCCCGCAGGCATGACGGTGCAGGACCTTCTCGATGTGACAGGAGTGGCGTACGGAATGGGCTGGAAGCTGGCCTTGAACGGCCCCATGCGCGGTGTTGCCTTGAGTGATCTTGGCGTAGGCATCGCACCGACCTGCACCGCCGTGACCCTGGTTCCGGATGGGCTCTATCCTCCGGTGCAGCCCAATCCCTGCATCAATTGCGGCGAGTGTGTTCTGGTCTGCCCAGCCCGGATTCATCCCGGAATGCTCTCCCGGTATGCCGAATTCAATATGTTTGAAAGTACTCAATCACAGCATGTCGGAGCCTGTTTTGAATGTGGCATGTGTACTTTCGTGTGTCCGGCCAGTCGTCCTGTGATGCAGTATCTGCTTCTTGCCAAGAAGCAGCTGGCAGCTCAGGACGAAGCAGTGTCTACATGCAGATTGCAGGACTGA
- a CDS encoding cytochrome C has product MKHPVFSCVKPEHKDTVLKKRYVPITIVCGMLALLALGGQFAPAPSEELPVRLRLDNKGGDVVFTHSRHVQYVEKDGGDCAKCHHESENPGLTPLPCGSCHATEFDAKFSSDHQTALPEEACARCHHAELGKLAYSHADHAEQYASSCTDCHHDTDIEAEPGACNQCHGDKADGDTPALRDAVHAKCESCHAEMYEKKLEGCNECHELLPGKTGSPQPSCNSCHFDTDATPLPLRMDSFHDQCMTCHEEAGKGPFGEKSCTRCHTR; this is encoded by the coding sequence GTGAAGCATCCTGTCTTTAGTTGCGTCAAACCGGAGCACAAGGACACTGTCTTGAAAAAACGTTACGTACCCATCACCATTGTCTGCGGTATGTTGGCGCTTCTGGCCCTCGGTGGTCAGTTTGCACCAGCCCCATCGGAAGAGCTGCCAGTTCGTCTTCGGTTGGACAACAAGGGCGGCGATGTAGTCTTCACCCATTCTCGTCACGTGCAGTATGTTGAAAAAGATGGCGGCGACTGTGCCAAGTGCCATCACGAGAGTGAAAACCCAGGTTTGACCCCACTGCCGTGTGGCTCATGTCATGCGACGGAATTTGATGCGAAGTTCTCCTCGGATCACCAGACCGCATTGCCGGAGGAGGCCTGTGCGCGTTGTCATCACGCCGAATTGGGCAAGCTTGCCTACAGCCATGCCGACCATGCTGAGCAGTACGCTTCGAGCTGCACCGACTGTCACCACGACACGGACATCGAGGCGGAACCGGGTGCGTGCAACCAGTGTCATGGCGACAAAGCCGATGGTGATACGCCCGCCCTGCGCGATGCCGTTCACGCCAAGTGCGAGAGCTGTCATGCCGAGATGTATGAGAAGAAATTGGAAGGTTGTAACGAATGTCACGAATTGCTTCCCGGCAAGACCGGAAGTCCGCAGCCGTCCTGCAATTCCTGCCATTTCGATACTGACGCCACGCCTTTACCCCTTCGCATGGACTCGTTTCATGATCAGTGCATGACGTGTCACGAAGAGGCTGGGAAAGGACCTTTTGGCGAAAAATCGTGTACCCGCTGTCATACCAGGTAA
- a CDS encoding calcium/sodium antiporter (YrbG; inner membrane protein involved in cell envelope integrity; putative sodium ion/calcium ion exchanger; in E. coli it is non essential for cell viability; member of the YRBG family of cation/Ca2+ exchangers) yields the protein MFIAFLALCLGLAVLVWSADHFIDGAASVARHFSMPPLLIGMIVVGFGTSAPEMVVSALAALNGTPGIALGNAFGSNITNIALILGFTALLKPIEIHSQVLRKELPLLTAMTAVTAYLIHEGAISRADAMIMLAFFAAVMFWTVRQGMQTQPDAFGDEMGEELCAKCMPLGRAYFWLVAGLVLLISSSRLLVWGAVEIAHALGVSDLVIGLTIIALGTSLPELASSIIASRKGEHDIALGNVLGSNIFNTLAVVGIAGVIRPMDVEPEVISRDLPVMTALTLSLFIIGFRFKRPGRINRYAGVALLTCYFGYTAFLLKATLFP from the coding sequence ATGTTTATCGCTTTTCTCGCCCTTTGCCTCGGGCTGGCCGTACTTGTCTGGAGCGCGGACCATTTCATCGACGGCGCGGCCAGTGTCGCGCGACATTTTTCCATGCCGCCGCTGCTCATCGGCATGATCGTTGTCGGCTTCGGGACTTCAGCACCGGAGATGGTCGTCTCCGCGCTGGCCGCCCTGAACGGAACTCCAGGCATAGCCTTGGGCAACGCTTTTGGTTCGAACATAACAAATATTGCACTCATCCTCGGTTTCACAGCCCTGCTCAAACCCATCGAGATTCACTCCCAGGTTCTGCGCAAGGAACTGCCCTTGCTCACCGCGATGACCGCAGTGACGGCATACCTCATCCATGAAGGGGCAATTTCCCGGGCTGACGCGATGATCATGCTGGCTTTTTTTGCCGCGGTCATGTTCTGGACCGTGCGTCAGGGCATGCAGACCCAGCCCGACGCCTTCGGCGACGAGATGGGAGAGGAATTGTGCGCAAAGTGCATGCCGCTGGGCCGCGCCTACTTCTGGCTGGTCGCGGGTCTTGTGCTGCTCATCTCCAGCTCCCGCCTTCTGGTGTGGGGCGCGGTGGAGATCGCCCACGCCCTCGGCGTGAGTGATCTTGTCATAGGCCTGACCATCATAGCGCTTGGCACCTCCCTGCCGGAACTGGCGTCCTCGATCATTGCCAGCCGCAAGGGGGAACACGACATCGCCCTCGGCAATGTCCTGGGATCCAATATTTTCAACACCCTGGCCGTAGTGGGCATTGCCGGGGTCATCCGCCCCATGGATGTCGAACCGGAAGTCATCTCGCGCGATCTGCCGGTAATGACTGCCCTGACCCTGTCCCTTTTCATCATCGGTTTCAGATTCAAGCGTCCCGGCCGTATCAACCGCTATGCAGGCGTGGCCCTGCTGACTTGCTACTTCGGCTATACAGCCTTTCTGCTCAAAGCGACCCTGTTCCCTTGA
- a CDS encoding amino acid-binding protein: protein MNKFVLSVIGKDKPGILAKISTILFTHGCNIEDVSQTILQTEFASIFIVLNPSDHPLDEIGSSLNAALEDMELSAHLRPMAALASVQPAATQPFVITTRGVDKPGTIAAVTGAIASLACNVVHFRAIITQEDGVDEMIMIFEVDVPAGVEHRHLRRVMQETCSPFGLAVSVQHRDIFETIHRV from the coding sequence ATGAATAAATTCGTGCTGTCGGTCATCGGCAAAGACAAGCCGGGCATCCTGGCAAAAATATCGACCATCCTTTTCACCCATGGCTGCAACATCGAAGATGTCAGCCAGACCATCCTGCAAACCGAGTTTGCATCCATCTTCATCGTTCTCAATCCGTCCGACCATCCGCTGGATGAAATCGGAAGCAGCCTGAACGCCGCCCTCGAGGACATGGAACTCAGCGCCCACCTGCGCCCCATGGCGGCGCTGGCATCGGTTCAGCCTGCTGCGACGCAGCCCTTTGTCATAACCACCAGAGGCGTGGACAAGCCCGGCACCATCGCCGCCGTGACCGGGGCCATCGCCTCGCTCGCCTGCAACGTGGTTCACTTCAGGGCCATCATCACCCAGGAAGACGGCGTCGATGAGATGATCATGATCTTCGAGGTCGATGTCCCCGCAGGAGTGGAGCATCGCCATCTGCGGCGGGTCATGCAGGAAACCTGCTCCCCCTTCGGCCTTGCCGTCTCGGTCCAGCACCGTGACATTTTTGAAACGATTCACAGAGTTTAG
- the purT gene encoding phosphoribosylglycinamide formyltransferase 2 (non-folate utilizing enzyme, catalyzes the production of beta-formyl glycinamide ribonucleotide from formate, ATP, and beta-GAR and a side reaction producing acetyl phosphate and ADP from acetate and ATP; involved in de novo purine biosynthesis), translating into MAQIGTPLSPSSTKVLLLGSGELGKEVVMELQRLGVEVIAVDRYENAPAMQVAHRSHTVSMLDGPALRRIIENEKPDYIVPEIEAIATDTLVELEAEGYTVIPTARAAKLTMNREGIRRLAAEELGLPTSPYRFAETYEEYLDAVRTVGTPCVVKPIMSSSGKGQSVVKTPADAESSWKYAQEGGRTGKGKVIVEGFVDFDYEITLLTVRHVGGTSFCAPIGHFQKDGDYQQSWQPQPMSGAALAEARRMAEAVTEALGGRGIFGVELFIKGDTVYFSEVSPRPHDTGLVTLISQDLSEFALHARAILGLPVPVIRQHGPAASSVILVEGDSRQVLFGNLEAALSEPDTDLRLFGKPEVSGKRRMGVALARDENLEKALEKAKKSAAAVTIQL; encoded by the coding sequence ATGGCACAAATAGGAACCCCCCTCTCACCGTCATCGACCAAAGTGCTCCTGCTCGGTTCCGGCGAATTGGGCAAGGAAGTCGTCATGGAACTGCAGCGGCTCGGCGTGGAAGTCATCGCCGTGGATCGCTATGAAAATGCGCCAGCCATGCAGGTCGCGCATCGCAGCCACACTGTCTCGATGCTGGACGGCCCTGCTCTGCGCAGGATCATCGAGAATGAAAAACCCGATTACATCGTCCCCGAAATCGAAGCCATCGCCACCGACACCCTGGTGGAACTCGAAGCCGAAGGCTACACCGTCATCCCCACCGCCCGTGCGGCGAAGCTGACCATGAACCGTGAAGGCATTCGGCGACTGGCGGCCGAAGAGCTGGGCCTTCCGACCTCGCCCTACCGCTTTGCCGAAACCTACGAAGAGTACCTGGACGCGGTCCGGACCGTAGGCACCCCGTGCGTTGTGAAGCCCATCATGAGCTCCTCGGGCAAGGGCCAATCAGTGGTCAAGACCCCGGCCGATGCCGAGAGTTCCTGGAAATACGCCCAGGAAGGCGGCCGCACCGGCAAGGGCAAGGTCATCGTCGAAGGCTTTGTCGACTTCGACTACGAAATCACGCTTCTCACCGTGCGTCACGTCGGTGGCACATCGTTTTGCGCCCCCATAGGACATTTCCAGAAAGATGGGGACTACCAGCAATCCTGGCAACCGCAGCCCATGAGCGGGGCGGCCCTGGCCGAGGCCAGGCGCATGGCCGAGGCCGTGACCGAAGCTCTGGGCGGACGTGGGATCTTCGGCGTGGAACTGTTCATCAAAGGCGACACCGTCTATTTCAGCGAAGTCTCTCCACGCCCCCACGATACGGGACTGGTCACGCTCATTTCCCAGGATCTCTCGGAATTCGCCCTGCACGCCCGTGCCATCCTCGGGCTGCCCGTGCCGGTCATCCGCCAGCACGGCCCTGCTGCCTCCAGCGTCATCCTGGTGGAAGGCGATTCAAGACAGGTGCTGTTTGGAAACCTTGAAGCGGCCTTGAGCGAACCGGATACGGATTTACGCCTTTTCGGAAAGCCCGAAGTCAGCGGCAAGCGGCGCATGGGCGTGGCCCTGGCCCGTGACGAAAACCTGGAAAAAGCCTTGGAAAAGGCCAAAAAATCCGCGGCGGCAGTGACGATCCAGCTTTAG
- a CDS encoding hydrogenase, producing MKRLLVLGVGNLLLTDDGAGVHAVKDLALEEEWDSERVDFMDGATFTQDIFYIFQEYERVIVLDTVKGGREPGTVYRFTEDNLRDNYQQRLSLHDIDLLDSLKMAELLGNKPELIVIGIEPLTISDWSMELSEPVKERYPRFLEAARREIRALLS from the coding sequence ATGAAACGACTTTTGGTTCTTGGAGTGGGCAATCTGCTTCTGACTGACGACGGCGCCGGCGTGCACGCGGTCAAGGATCTTGCCCTGGAGGAGGAATGGGATTCGGAAAGGGTCGATTTTATGGATGGAGCCACTTTCACGCAGGATATTTTTTACATTTTTCAGGAATATGAACGGGTGATTGTCCTGGACACCGTCAAGGGCGGACGGGAACCAGGGACTGTCTATCGCTTCACGGAAGACAATCTGCGTGACAATTATCAGCAACGCCTGTCACTTCACGACATCGATCTTCTCGATTCCCTGAAAATGGCCGAATTGCTGGGCAACAAGCCGGAGCTGATTGTCATCGGCATTGAACCGCTGACCATCAGCGACTGGTCCATGGAATTGTCCGAGCCGGTCAAGGAGAGATATCCACGATTTCTGGAAGCCGCACGGCGAGAAATCCGCGCTCTTTTGTCCTGA
- a CDS encoding nickel-dependent hydrogenase large subunit, with translation MSQAATPAADGKVKISIDPLTRVEGHLKIEVEVKDGKVVDAKCSGGMFRGFEQILRGRDPRDSSQIVQRICGVCPTAHCTASVMAQDDAFGVKVTTNGRITRNLIFGANYLQSHILHFYHLAALDYVKGPDVSPFVPRYANADLLTDRIKDGAKADATNTYGLNQYLKALEIRRICHEMVAMFGGRMPHVQGMVVGGATEIPTADKVAEYAARFKEVQKFVIEEYLPLVYTLGSVYTDLFETGIGWKNVIAFGVFPEDDDYKTFLLKPGVYIDGKDEEFDSKLIKEYVGHSFFDHSAPGGLHYSAGETNPNPDKPGAYSFVKAPRYKDKPCEVGPLARMWVQNPELSPIGQKLLKELYGIEAKNFRDLGDKAFSIMGRHVARAEETWLTAVAVEKWLKQVQPGAETYVKSEIPDAAEGTGFTEAPRGALLHYLKIKDKKIDNYQIVSATLWNCNPRDDMGQRGPVEEALIGVPVPDIKNPVNVGRLVRSYDPULGCAVHVLHAETGEEHIVNID, from the coding sequence GTGTCACAAGCAGCTACTCCCGCAGCTGACGGGAAAGTTAAGATTTCCATTGATCCGTTGACCCGGGTTGAAGGTCATCTCAAGATTGAGGTTGAAGTTAAGGACGGCAAGGTCGTCGATGCCAAGTGTTCCGGCGGAATGTTCCGCGGGTTCGAGCAGATTCTGCGCGGCCGCGATCCCAGGGATTCTTCCCAGATCGTACAGCGTATCTGCGGCGTGTGTCCCACGGCGCACTGCACGGCTTCCGTCATGGCTCAGGACGACGCCTTTGGCGTCAAAGTAACCACCAACGGCCGCATTACCCGTAACCTGATCTTCGGCGCCAACTATCTGCAGTCTCACATTCTGCATTTCTATCACCTGGCCGCCCTGGATTATGTCAAGGGTCCCGATGTATCTCCCTTTGTTCCCCGTTACGCCAATGCGGATCTTTTGACGGATCGCATCAAGGACGGGGCCAAGGCCGATGCAACCAACACCTACGGCTTGAATCAGTACCTGAAGGCGCTTGAAATCCGCCGCATCTGCCATGAAATGGTCGCCATGTTCGGCGGTCGCATGCCTCATGTTCAGGGCATGGTAGTGGGCGGTGCAACCGAAATTCCCACAGCGGACAAGGTTGCCGAATACGCAGCCCGCTTCAAGGAAGTCCAGAAGTTCGTGATCGAGGAATACCTGCCTCTGGTCTACACTCTGGGTTCTGTTTATACTGATCTGTTCGAGACCGGAATCGGCTGGAAGAACGTCATCGCCTTCGGCGTTTTCCCCGAAGACGATGATTACAAGACCTTCCTGCTCAAGCCCGGCGTATACATCGACGGCAAGGACGAGGAATTCGACTCCAAGCTGATCAAGGAATATGTCGGACATTCCTTCTTTGACCATTCCGCTCCCGGCGGCCTGCACTACAGCGCCGGTGAAACGAATCCCAACCCGGACAAACCCGGTGCGTACAGCTTCGTCAAGGCCCCCCGTTACAAGGATAAGCCCTGCGAAGTCGGTCCTCTGGCCCGCATGTGGGTCCAGAATCCGGAACTCAGCCCCATCGGACAGAAACTGCTCAAGGAACTTTACGGCATCGAAGCCAAGAACTTCCGCGATCTGGGTGACAAGGCTTTCTCCATCATGGGCCGCCACGTGGCTCGTGCTGAAGAAACCTGGCTTACCGCCGTGGCCGTTGAGAAGTGGCTCAAGCAGGTTCAGCCCGGTGCAGAGACCTACGTCAAGTCCGAGATTCCGGATGCCGCAGAAGGTACTGGATTCACGGAAGCACCCCGCGGCGCTTTGCTGCATTACCTCAAGATCAAAGACAAGAAGATCGACAACTACCAGATCGTGTCCGCGACCCTTTGGAACTGCAACCCGCGGGACGATATGGGCCAGCGCGGTCCCGTCGAGGAAGCCCTCATCGGTGTGCCGGTTCCCGATATCAAGAATCCCGTTAATGTGGGGCGCCTAGTGCGCTCCTACGACCCGTGACTGGGCTGTGCCGTGCACGTGCTGCACGCTGAGACCGGTGAAGAACACATCGTCAACATTGACTGA
- a CDS encoding iron hydrogenase, with the protein MSLSRREFVKLCSAGVAGLGISQIYHPGIVHAMTEGAKKAPVIWVQGQGCTGCSVSLLNAVHPRIKEILLDVISLEFHPTVMASEGEMALAHMYEIAEKFNGNFFLLVEGAIPTAKEGRYCIVGETLDAKGHHHEITMMELIRDLAPKSLATVAIGTCSAYGGIPAAEGNVTGSKSVRDFFAEEKIEKLLVNVPGCPPHPDWMVGTLVAAWSHVLNPTEHPLPELDDDGRPLLFFGDNIHESCPYLEKYDNSEFAETFTKPGCKAELGCKGPSTYADCAKRRWNNGINWCVENAVCIGCVEPDFPDGKSPFYVAE; encoded by the coding sequence ATGAGTCTTAGCAGACGTGAGTTCGTAAAACTGTGCTCCGCAGGTGTCGCCGGATTGGGAATTTCCCAGATTTATCATCCGGGCATCGTGCACGCCATGACCGAAGGAGCCAAAAAAGCTCCGGTCATATGGGTACAGGGACAGGGTTGTACTGGTTGCTCCGTTTCTCTGCTCAATGCAGTCCATCCCAGAATCAAGGAGATTCTGCTGGATGTGATCAGCCTTGAGTTCCATCCAACCGTCATGGCAAGTGAAGGTGAGATGGCATTGGCGCACATGTACGAAATTGCTGAAAAGTTTAACGGCAACTTTTTCTTGCTGGTGGAAGGTGCCATCCCCACAGCCAAGGAAGGTCGCTACTGCATTGTCGGTGAAACTCTGGATGCCAAAGGGCATCACCATGAAATCACCATGATGGAACTGATCCGGGATCTGGCACCCAAGTCTCTGGCCACCGTGGCCATAGGCACTTGTTCCGCTTACGGTGGCATTCCCGCCGCCGAAGGCAATGTCACCGGCTCCAAGAGCGTGCGTGACTTCTTTGCCGAAGAAAAGATCGAAAAACTGCTGGTCAACGTGCCCGGATGTCCGCCCCATCCGGACTGGATGGTCGGCACGCTGGTTGCCGCCTGGAGCCATGTCCTCAATCCCACCGAGCATCCCTTGCCCGAACTGGATGACGATGGACGTCCGTTGCTCTTCTTTGGCGACAACATCCACGAGTCCTGTCCGTATCTTGAAAAATACGACAACTCCGAATTCGCGGAAACCTTCACCAAGCCCGGTTGCAAGGCCGAACTTGGCTGTAAGGGCCCGTCCACCTATGCCGATTGCGCCAAGCGTCGCTGGAACAACGGCATCAACTGGTGTGTCGAGAACGCCGTGTGTATCGGCTGTGTGGAACCGGACTTTCCGGACGGAAAGTCTCCTTTCTATGTAGCGGAATAA